In the Paraburkholderia acidisoli genome, one interval contains:
- a CDS encoding AraC family transcriptional regulator, giving the protein MTEIWQRFAGTSHRYLRRPVIAKRYDFQAGDCESWHSHTQPQFVYTTRGVLRVITPDGAWTLGPYRGLWIAPLVAHELQAVSQAVMYTVYFEVDVAPREERSCHVLMISSLLNELVGALVLDQRNGQPERRSALIDPLLLQEMREAQLATEGLLPLPKDRRLQQICGQLMDAPADNTPLNDWGMRVGASESTLERAFKDDTGLTFGQWRQRLRLVESISRLAKGMPVSTIANELGYRNSSAFITMFRRAMGETPQRFLRNRGGAVEAEAAQ; this is encoded by the coding sequence ATGACCGAAATCTGGCAACGCTTCGCGGGCACGTCGCATCGCTATCTACGACGCCCAGTCATTGCCAAGCGCTATGACTTTCAGGCTGGCGATTGCGAAAGCTGGCACTCGCATACGCAGCCGCAATTCGTCTACACGACGCGCGGCGTGCTGCGCGTCATCACGCCCGACGGCGCGTGGACGCTCGGCCCCTATCGCGGCCTGTGGATCGCGCCGCTGGTCGCGCACGAGTTGCAGGCGGTCAGCCAGGCGGTCATGTACACCGTGTATTTCGAAGTGGATGTCGCGCCGCGCGAGGAACGCAGTTGCCATGTGCTGATGATTTCGTCGCTGCTCAACGAACTGGTTGGCGCGCTCGTGCTCGACCAGCGGAATGGCCAGCCCGAACGGCGCTCCGCGCTGATCGATCCGCTCCTGCTGCAGGAGATGCGCGAGGCGCAACTGGCCACCGAAGGGCTGCTGCCGCTGCCGAAGGACCGCCGGCTGCAACAGATCTGCGGCCAACTGATGGACGCCCCCGCCGACAACACGCCGCTCAACGACTGGGGCATGCGCGTGGGCGCGAGCGAAAGCACGCTCGAGCGCGCCTTCAAGGACGACACGGGGCTGACCTTCGGCCAGTGGCGCCAGCGGCTGCGGCTGGTGGAATCGATCTCGCGGCTCGCGAAAGGCATGCCGGTGTCGACCATCGCGAACGAACTCGGCTATCGCAATTCGAGCGCGTTCATCACCATGTTCCGGCGCGCGATGGGCGAGACGCCGCAGCGCTTCCTGCGCAATCGCGGCGGCGCGGTGGAGGCGGAAGCGGCGCAGTGA
- a CDS encoding type VI secretion system Vgr family protein: MGAQDLMAAISGGLMQTDRLLKLDTPLGENVLLPQRAIGHARIGRDYGFVVDVTSTQDNVELKTLIAQPVTLWLQQADQSYLPHHGYVHTARRLGADGGLTSYQLELASWQHFLKFRKDARIWQDKSADAILTDVFNAHPQAQGAFRFSIQNALPSRSFCVQYEDDWNFCQRIMESEGLFSYFEQAEDGKSHTVVITDNIGAFPALNPQTVDFYRSGVNSETNALVQWSGTRTLQSVTLTTRTFDYKAPSSAGNPKGTSVPTLASQGDLPQQMEVYEYTGAYTYGDQPRGDTLTELRMEEWESRAKRFEGAGAVRALDAGRWFELSGHPLHDTDSEQDRQFAVLEARWFIENNLPASNTQAQAFPHSLQDELAAIKAAHQGDSAALTLKSADGSEGFLLVQVEAQRKAVTYRSPFEHRKPAMQMQTAIVVGPESEEVYTDTLNRIKVHFHWDRLNAGDETASCWVRVAMSDTGSSYGGVHVPRVGEEVIVNWLDGDCDRPVVTGRVYNGATSPNWHSNGILSGYQSKEYGGSGYNQMVMDDATGQNRMQLYSTSANSQLHLGYLVAQNANARGAYLGSGFDLKSDAYGAIRAGRGLYVGTHGGSAAGQQLEVSEAHAQLKGAQSAMDTLSQASETHQAESLKDGGTALKSFVSATQSSAQGAGNAASGGNTAGGGTGSANAFGEPVLLMASPAGVALSTQQSAHIAADEQINLVSGQNVYVATGKSLVASVAQTLSLFVQNAGMKLFAGKGKVEVQAQDDNVEITAQKTVKLVSATENVEMAAKQEILLTSGGAYIRITGGGIEIHAPGNIDIKGGQHAFSGPTSQPYPLPLLPKGPLNLGDADLSE; this comes from the coding sequence ATGGGGGCGCAGGACTTAATGGCGGCCATTAGCGGCGGCCTTATGCAAACTGACCGGCTACTCAAGCTGGATACGCCGCTCGGCGAGAATGTCCTGCTGCCGCAGCGCGCTATCGGTCACGCGCGCATTGGCCGCGATTACGGCTTCGTGGTCGACGTGACGTCCACCCAGGACAACGTCGAACTCAAGACCCTGATCGCCCAGCCCGTCACGCTCTGGCTCCAGCAGGCCGACCAGTCCTACCTGCCGCACCACGGCTACGTTCACACCGCGCGCCGGCTGGGCGCGGACGGCGGCCTCACGAGCTACCAGCTCGAACTCGCCTCGTGGCAGCACTTCCTCAAATTCCGCAAGGACGCGCGCATCTGGCAGGACAAAAGCGCCGACGCGATTCTCACCGACGTATTCAACGCGCATCCGCAAGCGCAAGGCGCCTTTCGCTTTTCGATTCAGAATGCATTGCCGTCCCGTTCGTTTTGCGTGCAATACGAAGACGACTGGAATTTCTGCCAGCGGATCATGGAATCCGAAGGTTTATTCAGTTATTTCGAGCAGGCCGAAGACGGTAAATCGCATACGGTCGTTATTACCGATAATATCGGCGCTTTCCCGGCTTTAAATCCGCAAACGGTTGATTTTTACCGATCGGGCGTGAATAGCGAAACCAATGCGCTGGTGCAATGGAGTGGCACGCGCACGCTGCAAAGCGTAACGCTCACCACGCGCACGTTCGACTACAAGGCGCCGTCGAGCGCGGGCAATCCCAAGGGCACTTCGGTGCCCACGCTCGCGAGCCAGGGCGACCTGCCGCAGCAGATGGAAGTGTACGAATACACGGGCGCCTACACCTACGGCGACCAGCCGCGTGGCGACACGCTCACCGAACTGCGCATGGAAGAGTGGGAGTCGCGCGCGAAGCGCTTCGAAGGCGCGGGCGCGGTGCGCGCGCTCGACGCGGGGCGCTGGTTCGAGCTTTCGGGCCACCCGCTGCACGACACGGACAGCGAGCAGGACCGCCAGTTCGCCGTGCTTGAGGCGCGCTGGTTCATCGAGAACAATCTGCCCGCGTCGAATACGCAGGCGCAGGCGTTTCCGCACAGCCTGCAAGACGAACTCGCGGCGATCAAAGCCGCACACCAGGGCGACAGCGCGGCGCTCACGCTCAAGAGCGCCGACGGCAGCGAAGGTTTCCTGCTCGTGCAGGTCGAGGCGCAGCGCAAGGCGGTGACGTACCGCAGCCCGTTCGAGCATCGCAAGCCGGCCATGCAGATGCAGACGGCGATCGTCGTGGGTCCGGAGAGCGAAGAGGTCTATACCGACACGCTCAACCGCATCAAAGTGCATTTTCACTGGGACCGTTTGAACGCGGGCGACGAAACGGCGTCGTGCTGGGTGCGCGTGGCGATGTCGGACACGGGCAGCAGCTACGGCGGCGTGCACGTGCCGCGCGTGGGCGAGGAAGTGATCGTGAACTGGCTTGACGGCGACTGTGACCGGCCCGTGGTCACGGGGCGCGTCTATAACGGCGCGACCAGTCCGAACTGGCATTCGAACGGCATTCTTTCGGGCTACCAGTCGAAGGAATACGGCGGCAGCGGCTACAACCAGATGGTGATGGACGACGCCACGGGCCAGAACCGCATGCAGCTCTACAGCACGAGCGCGAACTCGCAGCTGCATCTGGGTTATCTGGTCGCGCAGAACGCGAACGCGCGCGGCGCGTATCTGGGCAGCGGCTTCGACCTGAAGTCGGATGCGTATGGCGCGATACGCGCGGGCCGCGGCCTCTACGTGGGCACGCACGGCGGCAGCGCGGCGGGCCAGCAGCTGGAGGTGAGCGAAGCGCATGCGCAGCTCAAAGGTGCGCAGAGCGCGATGGATACGCTCTCGCAGGCAAGCGAAACGCACCAGGCCGAATCGCTCAAGGACGGCGGCACGGCGTTGAAGTCGTTCGTGAGCGCGACGCAATCGAGCGCGCAGGGCGCGGGCAATGCGGCCAGCGGCGGCAACACGGCGGGCGGCGGCACGGGCAGCGCGAACGCGTTCGGCGAGCCGGTCCTGCTGATGGCGAGCCCGGCGGGCGTGGCGCTCTCGACGCAGCAATCGGCGCATATCGCGGCCGACGAACAGATCAACCTCGTGAGCGGCCAGAACGTCTATGTGGCCACGGGCAAGTCGCTGGTCGCGAGCGTGGCGCAGACGCTGAGCCTGTTCGTGCAGAACGCGGGCATGAAGCTGTTCGCGGGCAAGGGCAAGGTGGAAGTGCAGGCGCAGGACGACAACGTGGAGATCACGGCGCAAAAGACGGTGAAGCTGGTTTCGGCCACGGAGAATGTGGAGATGGCGGCGAAGCAGGAGATTCTGCTCACCTCGGGGGGCGCGTATATCCGTATCACCGGCGGCGGCATTGAAATTCACGCGCCGGGGAATATCGACATCAAGGGCGGCCAGCACGCGTTCAGCGGACCGACATCGCAACCTTACCCGCTTCCTCTCCTGCCGAAGGGTCCGCTCAATCTGGGCGACGCGGACCTCTCAGAATAA
- a CDS encoding malate/lactate/ureidoglycolate dehydrogenase, producing MSNTSASTDTEVFVEARALHAFVVAIWRAAGSEAREAALVADHLVEANLAGHDSHGVGMIPRYVLSCREGELKLNAHAQVVRDAGAVLTIEGGRGLGQVVTYEAMELGIARAKSHGVCAVGLRNAHHIGRIGHWAEQCARAGLVSFHFVNVAGDPLVAPFGGIDRRFGTNPFCAAFPREGAPPLVLDFATSAIAAGKVRVAYNKGVPVPAEALIDSDGHPTRDPGALFSDTQHGALRAFGGAVAGHKGSGLAAMCEIFAGALSGGFTTREQTIVSSHAIVNCMTSVIVDPAAFDAPSGEREARAFVDWLKATRREAGVDEILLPGERETATRRARAAHGIPVDPTSWSQIVDAARMVGLPDAEIAAKAGGPS from the coding sequence ATGTCGAATACGAGTGCTAGCACAGATACGGAAGTCTTTGTCGAGGCGCGTGCGCTGCATGCGTTCGTCGTTGCCATCTGGCGGGCAGCCGGCAGCGAGGCGCGCGAAGCCGCGCTTGTCGCCGACCATCTCGTCGAGGCCAATCTCGCCGGGCACGATTCGCACGGCGTGGGCATGATCCCGCGCTACGTGCTGTCGTGCCGCGAAGGCGAACTCAAGCTCAATGCGCACGCGCAGGTCGTGCGCGACGCGGGCGCGGTCCTGACGATCGAAGGCGGCCGCGGCCTGGGCCAGGTCGTGACTTATGAAGCCATGGAGCTGGGCATTGCGCGCGCGAAATCGCATGGCGTGTGCGCGGTGGGCTTGCGCAACGCGCATCACATCGGCCGCATCGGGCATTGGGCCGAGCAGTGCGCGCGCGCGGGCCTCGTGTCGTTTCATTTCGTCAACGTGGCGGGCGATCCGCTCGTCGCGCCGTTCGGCGGCATCGACCGGCGCTTCGGCACGAATCCGTTTTGCGCGGCGTTTCCACGCGAAGGGGCGCCGCCGCTCGTGCTCGATTTCGCGACCAGCGCGATCGCGGCGGGCAAGGTGCGTGTGGCCTACAACAAGGGCGTGCCGGTGCCCGCCGAAGCGCTGATCGACAGCGACGGTCATCCCACGCGCGACCCCGGCGCGCTCTTCAGCGACACCCAGCACGGCGCGCTGCGCGCGTTCGGCGGCGCGGTAGCGGGGCATAAGGGTTCGGGGCTGGCGGCGATGTGCGAGATTTTCGCGGGCGCGTTGTCGGGCGGTTTCACCACGCGCGAGCAGACCATCGTGTCGAGTCACGCCATCGTCAACTGCATGACTTCGGTGATCGTCGATCCGGCGGCGTTCGACGCGCCCTCGGGCGAGCGCGAGGCGCGGGCGTTCGTCGACTGGCTCAAGGCGACGCGACGCGAGGCGGGCGTGGACGAGATCCTGCTGCCCGGCGAGCGCGAAACGGCCACGCGGCGCGCGCGGGCCGCGCACGGCATACCGGTGGACCCCACGAGCTGGTCGCAGATCGTGGACGCCGCGCGCATGGTGGGATTGCCCGACGCGGAGATCGCCGCGAAGGCCGGCGGCCCGTCATGA
- a CDS encoding MFS transporter: MKEKSRWLVIFFCFLAIAVNYIDRANLAVAAPHIMKELSLGPAAMGLLLSGFFWTYAVMQLPYGWFVDKAGARIALPFAVGWWSIFTAATAVAGSFAGMFGCRLMLGAGEAGAYPSCAKLVSQWFARDERALATSIFDSGSRVGSALSLPLVAAIIAAWGWKASFVITGVLGLVWIVGWLALYREPAAQAALAQPRAAERAAAPMRWSTLFRYRTVWGMMLGFFCLNFVIYFFITWFPSYLVQARGFSLKSLGTLGTLPALVSIPGGWLGGWLSDALVRRGWSLTAARKTCIVGGMLLSSVITLTSVVQDTWLMLVLFAIAYGSLAAAAASIWSLPADVAPTPGHVASLAGIQNFASNIAGIALTTFTGLMLQLTRGSFTIPLVVAGGFCVLGALSYLVIVGRVEPLQAPVAQDVRDPAYVPRT, translated from the coding sequence ATGAAGGAAAAGTCACGCTGGCTGGTCATTTTCTTTTGCTTTCTGGCGATTGCCGTGAACTACATCGACCGCGCCAATCTCGCGGTCGCCGCGCCGCACATCATGAAGGAACTCTCGCTCGGGCCCGCCGCCATGGGCTTGCTGCTGAGCGGCTTCTTCTGGACCTACGCGGTGATGCAATTGCCGTACGGCTGGTTCGTCGACAAAGCGGGCGCGCGCATCGCGTTGCCGTTCGCGGTGGGTTGGTGGTCGATCTTCACGGCGGCCACGGCGGTGGCCGGGAGCTTCGCGGGCATGTTTGGCTGCCGGCTCATGCTCGGCGCGGGCGAGGCGGGCGCCTACCCGTCCTGCGCGAAACTCGTGAGTCAATGGTTCGCCCGCGACGAGCGCGCGCTCGCCACCAGCATCTTCGACAGCGGCTCGCGCGTGGGCTCGGCGCTTTCGCTGCCGCTCGTGGCCGCGATCATCGCCGCGTGGGGCTGGAAGGCCTCGTTCGTGATCACGGGCGTGCTCGGGCTCGTGTGGATCGTCGGCTGGCTCGCGCTGTATCGCGAACCGGCGGCGCAGGCCGCGCTCGCGCAGCCGCGCGCGGCGGAGCGGGCCGCCGCCCCAATGCGCTGGAGCACGCTGTTTCGCTACCGCACGGTGTGGGGCATGATGCTCGGCTTCTTCTGCCTGAACTTCGTCATCTACTTCTTCATCACCTGGTTTCCGAGCTATCTGGTGCAGGCGCGCGGGTTCTCGCTCAAGTCGCTGGGCACGCTCGGCACCTTGCCCGCGCTCGTTTCGATACCGGGCGGCTGGCTCGGCGGCTGGCTCTCCGACGCGCTCGTGCGGCGCGGCTGGAGTCTCACGGCGGCGCGCAAGACCTGCATCGTCGGCGGCATGCTGCTTTCGTCCGTCATCACGCTCACGAGCGTCGTGCAGGACACCTGGCTGATGCTCGTGCTGTTCGCGATCGCGTACGGCAGTCTCGCGGCCGCGGCGGCCAGCATCTGGTCCTTGCCCGCCGATGTCGCGCCCACGCCGGGGCACGTGGCCTCGCTCGCGGGCATCCAGAACTTCGCGTCGAATATCGCGGGGATCGCGCTCACCACGTTCACCGGGTTGATGCTGCAACTCACGCGCGGCTCGTTCACGATTCCGCTGGTGGTGGCGGGCGGCTTCTGCGTGCTCGGCGCGCTGAGTTATCTCGTGATCGTCGGGCGTGTCGAGCCCTTGCAGGCGCCCGTGGCCCAGGACGTGCGCGACCCGGCTTACGTGCCGCGCACCTGA
- a CDS encoding UxaA family hydrolase, with the protein MSSADTTGAAAWSGAVILLDRRDDVAIAREQLLPGTPLDREHNVAGLIPPGHKVALRDIAQGEPVRRYGQIIGFASRPIRCGEHVHTQNLSMGDFERDYAFGVDAHATAFAAQPATFLGIRRADGGIATRNYIGILTSVNCSATVARAIADHFRRDIHPEALAAFPNVDGVVALTHGEGCALAAEGEPITVLRRTLAGYARHRNFYAVLIVGLGCETNQIEGLVEAEHLERGPRLATMTIQQTGGTARTVAAGIEQVRALLAGANRVTREPVPARHLMVGLQCGGSDGYSGISANPALGAAVDRLVAHGGTAILSETPEIYGAEHLLTRRAASREVGEKLVARIRWWEAYCARMDANMNNNPSAGNKAGGLTTILEKSLGAVAKGGTTQLVETYEYAQPVREHGLVFMDTPGYDPVSATGQVAGGANLICFTTGRGSAYGCAPAPSLKLGTNSALWRRQEEDIDVNCGRILEGEQSVDEAGAAIFELMLATASGQRTKSELHGYGQNEFVPWHLGAVM; encoded by the coding sequence ATGAGTTCCGCCGATACGACGGGCGCCGCCGCGTGGTCGGGCGCCGTGATTCTGCTGGACCGCCGCGACGACGTGGCGATCGCGCGCGAGCAGTTGCTGCCGGGCACGCCGCTGGATCGCGAACACAACGTGGCGGGCCTGATTCCGCCGGGCCACAAGGTCGCGCTGCGCGATATCGCGCAAGGCGAACCGGTGCGCCGCTACGGGCAGATCATCGGCTTCGCGAGCCGGCCCATCCGGTGCGGCGAGCACGTGCACACGCAGAATCTGTCGATGGGCGATTTCGAGCGCGACTACGCGTTCGGCGTGGATGCGCACGCCACGGCGTTCGCCGCGCAACCCGCCACGTTTCTCGGCATTCGCCGCGCCGACGGCGGCATTGCCACGCGCAATTACATCGGCATCCTGACTTCCGTGAATTGCTCGGCCACGGTCGCGCGCGCCATCGCCGATCACTTCCGGCGCGACATTCACCCCGAAGCGCTCGCGGCATTCCCCAACGTGGACGGCGTGGTCGCGCTCACGCATGGCGAAGGCTGCGCGCTCGCGGCCGAAGGCGAGCCGATCACGGTGCTGCGCCGGACGCTCGCGGGCTACGCGCGGCATCGCAACTTCTACGCGGTACTGATCGTGGGCCTCGGTTGCGAGACGAACCAGATCGAGGGCCTCGTGGAAGCCGAACATCTGGAGCGCGGGCCGCGTCTCGCCACCATGACGATCCAGCAGACGGGCGGCACGGCGCGCACGGTGGCGGCGGGCATCGAACAGGTGCGCGCGCTGCTCGCCGGAGCGAACCGCGTGACGCGCGAACCCGTGCCCGCGCGCCACTTGATGGTGGGCCTGCAATGCGGCGGCTCGGACGGTTACTCGGGCATTTCCGCGAACCCGGCGCTCGGCGCGGCCGTGGACCGGCTCGTGGCCCACGGCGGCACGGCCATCCTCTCGGAAACGCCCGAAATCTACGGCGCCGAACATCTGCTCACGCGGCGCGCGGCGTCGCGCGAGGTGGGCGAGAAGCTGGTCGCGCGCATTCGCTGGTGGGAGGCGTATTGCGCGCGCATGGACGCGAACATGAACAACAACCCTTCGGCGGGCAACAAGGCGGGCGGCCTCACCACGATCCTCGAAAAATCGCTCGGCGCGGTGGCGAAGGGCGGCACGACGCAACTCGTCGAGACCTACGAATACGCGCAACCGGTGCGTGAGCACGGGCTCGTGTTCATGGACACGCCGGGCTACGACCCGGTCTCGGCCACGGGCCAGGTCGCGGGCGGCGCGAATCTCATCTGCTTCACCACGGGGCGCGGTTCCGCGTACGGCTGCGCGCCCGCGCCTTCGCTCAAGCTCGGCACCAACAGCGCGCTGTGGCGCCGCCAGGAAGAGGACATCGACGTGAATTGCGGCCGCATTCTCGAAGGCGAGCAAAGCGTGGACGAGGCGGGCGCCGCGATCTTCGAACTGATGCTCGCCACGGCTTCGGGGCAGCGCACGAAAAGCGAACTGCACGGCTATGGCCAGAACGAATTCGTGCCGTGGCATCTGGGAGCGGTCATGTAG
- a CDS encoding SMP-30/gluconolactonase/LRE family protein — protein sequence MNPHEYEIHDARFRFLLQPNAQFDKLAGGCMWSEGPVWFPAADFLVWSDIPNNRMMRWVPGIGTGVFRANSNFSNGNTLDRECRLVTCEHGTRRVTRTEHDGRITVIADRHEGRRLNSPNDVVVQSNGTIWFTDPDYGILGDYEGFRAPSEIGACHVYRVTPETGAVERMTDDFAKPNGLAFSPDETRLYVADSGASHVENGPHHIRVFDVDASGRLHHGRVFAEVSPGVPDGMRVDEQGNVWTSAGDGIHCYAPDGTLLGKILVPETVANLVFGGPMRNRLFIAASTSLYSLYVGVRGASYGAPA from the coding sequence ATGAATCCCCACGAATACGAAATCCATGACGCGCGTTTTCGCTTTCTGCTGCAACCCAACGCGCAATTCGACAAGCTGGCGGGCGGCTGCATGTGGTCGGAAGGCCCGGTGTGGTTTCCGGCCGCCGACTTCCTCGTGTGGAGCGACATCCCCAATAACCGGATGATGCGTTGGGTGCCCGGCATTGGCACCGGCGTGTTCCGCGCGAATTCGAACTTCAGCAACGGCAATACGCTCGACCGCGAATGCCGGCTCGTGACCTGCGAGCATGGCACGCGCCGCGTGACGCGCACGGAGCACGACGGCCGTATCACCGTGATCGCCGACCGCCACGAAGGGCGGCGCCTCAATTCGCCCAACGACGTGGTCGTGCAGTCGAACGGCACGATCTGGTTCACCGATCCCGACTACGGCATTCTCGGCGACTACGAGGGCTTTCGCGCGCCGAGCGAGATCGGCGCCTGCCACGTATATCGCGTGACGCCGGAGACAGGCGCGGTGGAGCGCATGACCGACGACTTCGCGAAGCCCAACGGCCTCGCGTTCTCGCCCGACGAAACGCGGCTCTATGTGGCCGACTCGGGCGCGTCGCACGTGGAGAACGGGCCGCACCACATTCGCGTGTTCGACGTGGACGCGAGCGGGCGTTTGCACCATGGCCGCGTGTTCGCGGAAGTGTCGCCGGGCGTGCCCGACGGCATGCGCGTGGACGAGCAGGGCAACGTGTGGACCAGCGCCGGCGACGGCATTCATTGCTATGCGCCCGACGGCACGCTGCTGGGCAAGATTCTCGTGCCGGAAACGGTCGCGAATCTCGTGTTCGGCGGCCCGATGCGCAACCGGCTATTCATCGCGGCCAGCACCTCGCTGTACTCGCTTTACGTGGGCGTGCGCGGCGCGTCGTATGGAGCACCCGCATGA
- a CDS encoding ABC transporter permease, with product MSDVSAAARSTFVARLARRIDKPILVSFGCIVALLLVGGLYSRNFTSPEYILLQLKVGAFLGIIATGLMMVILLGHIDLSLPWTITVGAMMACAVAGHGEWGRALAIPAGIACGVLIGVANGVLVALLRIPSMIATLATNAVAQGIMIVYTGGSSPQDSAPEVMRWLAAGWLVPGVPNAVALWVVIGAATMFLLARTTFGRTLYAIGNTERAAYLSGIDTRRVTVAAFAVCSAFAAFGGVLLAGYASKAAQSMGDAYLLPAIAAVVLGGTSILGGRGSYLGTVAGAILITLLQSILSVAQMPEAGRQIIYGVVIAAMLLLYGRSKRET from the coding sequence ATGAGCGACGTTTCCGCGGCGGCTCGCAGCACGTTCGTGGCGCGGCTCGCGCGCCGCATCGACAAGCCGATTCTGGTCTCGTTCGGGTGCATCGTCGCGCTGCTGCTCGTGGGCGGCCTGTATTCGCGCAACTTCACCTCGCCCGAATACATCCTGCTGCAACTGAAAGTGGGCGCGTTTCTCGGCATCATCGCGACTGGCTTGATGATGGTGATTCTGCTCGGTCATATCGACCTCTCGCTGCCCTGGACGATCACCGTGGGCGCGATGATGGCGTGCGCGGTGGCGGGCCACGGCGAGTGGGGACGCGCGCTGGCGATTCCGGCCGGTATTGCATGCGGCGTGCTGATCGGGGTGGCGAACGGCGTGCTGGTCGCGCTGCTGCGCATTCCGTCGATGATCGCCACGCTCGCGACCAACGCCGTGGCGCAAGGCATCATGATCGTCTACACGGGCGGCTCCTCGCCGCAGGATTCCGCGCCCGAGGTGATGCGCTGGCTCGCGGCGGGCTGGCTCGTGCCGGGCGTGCCCAACGCGGTCGCGCTGTGGGTCGTGATCGGCGCGGCCACGATGTTCCTGCTCGCGCGCACCACCTTCGGCCGCACGCTCTACGCGATCGGCAACACCGAGCGCGCCGCGTATCTTTCCGGCATCGACACGCGGCGCGTGACCGTGGCCGCGTTTGCCGTGTGCAGCGCCTTCGCGGCGTTCGGCGGCGTGCTGCTCGCGGGCTATGCGTCGAAGGCGGCGCAGTCCATGGGCGACGCTTATCTGCTGCCCGCGATCGCGGCAGTCGTACTTGGAGGCACCTCCATTCTGGGCGGCCGCGGCTCGTATCTGGGCACCGTCGCGGGCGCGATTCTCATCACGCTATTGCAGTCGATTCTCTCCGTCGCGCAGATGCCGGAAGCGGGCCGCCAGATCATCTACGGCGTGGTGATCGCGGCCATGCTGCTGCTGTACGGCCGCAGCAAGCGCGAAACCTGA
- a CDS encoding ABC transporter permease produces MSGLRYWYAENRGTAFAFALFVLMFAIYLVNYPSALSANVFVTAANKAVLLALVSMGQALVVLTAGIDLSIGMMLVLTNCLASWLVTGDALHSALGIVGVLAAGALCGALNGVIIIFGRLQPIVTTIATGAVYYGIALLLRPVPGGTINDDLADALTGKVAALFPASLLILLAAVVFVWVPFKRSAVGRAAYATGSSEPAAFLSGMPIRRAKFASYTLAGVLAATGGLFLTFFTDTGEASLGSANSYTLFSIAAVVIGGVSLLGGKGSAVGAIFGAFAFRSIGDLLFVFNVDALWQPLFQGVILLLAVAIGACGLFRVRNRLEWFP; encoded by the coding sequence ATGAGCGGACTGCGTTACTGGTATGCGGAAAATCGCGGCACGGCGTTCGCGTTCGCCCTGTTCGTGCTGATGTTCGCCATCTATCTCGTCAACTATCCCTCGGCGTTGTCGGCGAACGTGTTCGTCACCGCCGCGAACAAGGCCGTGCTGCTCGCGCTCGTTTCCATGGGGCAGGCGCTCGTGGTGCTCACGGCGGGCATCGACCTGTCCATTGGCATGATGCTCGTGCTGACGAACTGCCTTGCCTCGTGGCTCGTCACGGGCGACGCGTTGCACAGCGCGCTCGGCATCGTGGGCGTGCTCGCGGCGGGCGCGCTGTGCGGCGCGCTCAACGGCGTCATCATCATCTTCGGGCGCCTGCAACCCATCGTCACGACGATCGCCACGGGCGCCGTCTACTACGGGATCGCGCTGCTGTTGCGACCGGTGCCGGGCGGCACGATCAACGACGATCTCGCCGACGCGCTCACGGGCAAGGTGGCGGCGCTCTTTCCCGCGAGCCTGTTGATTCTGCTCGCCGCCGTGGTGTTCGTGTGGGTGCCGTTCAAACGCTCGGCGGTTGGCCGCGCGGCGTACGCAACGGGCTCCTCGGAACCGGCCGCGTTTCTCTCGGGCATGCCCATTCGCCGCGCGAAATTCGCGAGCTATACGCTAGCGGGCGTGCTCGCCGCTACCGGCGGCCTGTTCCTCACGTTCTTCACCGACACCGGCGAAGCGAGCCTCGGCAGCGCCAACTCGTACACGCTGTTCTCGATCGCGGCCGTGGTGATCGGCGGCGTTTCGCTGCTGGGCGGCAAGGGCAGCGCCGTGGGCGCGATCTTCGGCGCGTTCGCGTTTCGCTCGATCGGCGACCTGCTGTTCGTGTTCAACGTGGATGCGCTCTGGCAGCCGCTGTTTCAAGGCGTGATCCTGCTGCTTGCCGTGGCTATCGGCGCGTGCGGTTTGTTCCGGGTGCGCAACCGTCTGGAGTGGTTCCCATGA